AAGGCCTATCCTAAACTGACGAGTGAGGGCGCCTGGCGAACCTTCAATAATCAGGATTCGGTTGTTCTGAAACGGGCTATCTCTGACTCTGATTTTGACCTGCCAGAGCAATTTATTCGCCAGCAGAATGGCCAGACGCAGTACGGTGGATTTTATACGCAGGCCCAAATGCGCGACCTGATTGCCTATGCAGCCGCTCGACACATCACCATTATTCCGGAAATCGACATGCCCGGTCACCTGACGGCCGCCATTAAGGCATATCCGTTTCTGAGTTGCACGGGCCAGGTAGGCTGGGGGAAAACATTTTCTGTACCAATTTGTCCCTGCAACGAGCCGACCTATACGTTTATGGAAACGGTGCTGAGCGAAGTGATGGCTCTGTTTCCCAGCGAATACATACATATTGGAGCCGACGAAGTGGAAAAATCGACCTGGACGCAATCGCAGGCTTGCCAGGAATTGATGAAGCGCGAAAGTATTCAGAATGTAGAGGAATTGCAGAGCTACTTCGTCCATCGGATTGAACAATTTGTGCAGTCGAAGGGGAAAAAGCTGATGGTCTGGGACGATGCCCTTGAAGGTGGACTCAAACCCTCTACAGCCGTTATGTACTGGCGTAGCTGGGTGAAAGATGCTGCCCAGAAAGCCGCCCGGAACGGAAATGATGTGGTGATGACGCCCGTCAGTACCCTCTATTTCGATAGCCCACCCGGCATCCGGTCGGTCGAGAATGTGTATAATCTGGCGGTAGTGCCTCCGGGGGTTACCACCGAGCAAACGAAGCAGTTTCTGGGCGCACAGGCCAACATCTGGACGGAGTATATTTCTACCGAGAACCGGGTCGATTATATGAGCATGCCTCGGATGACGGCTCTTTCAGAAGTAATCTGGACAGGCAAAAATGATTTTTCATCGTTTCAGAAACGACTTTTGCCGCACTACCTGCGTATGGAAAAAATGGGAATCCATTACCGATTGCCCGACCTAACGGGTTTTGCCGAAGAGAATGTTTTTGTCGATCAGGCTACGCTTCGCATCAAAAAGCCGCTGGACAGTTATACGCTACGCTATACCACCGATGGTTCGCAGCCGCAGCCAGGCTCACCGGAACTACCCATGGGGTTGCTCATTACCAAACCGCAAACGGTTAAGGTAGCGGCTTTTACGCCATCGGGGGTGCGTGGCGATGTCTACAGCTTACGGTATCAGCAGCAGGCTTACGCAACGCCAGTTTCGGTGGTTCATCAACAGGCTGGCTTACAGGGTAGTTACTTCAAGAAGTATTTTAAAGAAACGAAACTGATGAAGCAGCAGAGAGCCGACAGTACCTATACGATCAGCAATCTGGTGGTACCAAAATCAGTCAATGCGCCTAGATTCGGTATCCAGTTTCGGGGGTATTTAACCGTACCCGAAACAGGTGTTTATAGTTTCTTCTACACCTGCGATGATGGCGGTATCCTGCGCATTGCCGACCGAATGGTGGTGGATAATGATGGTAACCATTTCCCTATCGAAAAAAGTGGACAAGTGGCTTTACAAAAAGGCGCTCACCCATTCGAAGCGGATTTTATCGAAGGTGGTGGCGGCTTTACGCTGAAATTGAAATATAGTCTGAACGGCTCCGAGCCAATGGATATTCCCGATAGCTGGTTTACGCACTACTTGGATTAGTAATACGCTCTACCGCATCGCTCGTCCGCAATGCAATCGCGGACGAGCGCTTAATCTGACCGCAAACTCTTCACCGGATTCATCAAGGCTGCTTTGATACTTTGGTAACTGATTGTCAGCAAGGCAAGGCCAATGGCGAACATACCTGCCAATGCAAAGACCCACCAGGCAATATTGATTTTGTAGGCAAAACCGGCCAGCCATTCGTTCATCGTATACCAGGCCAGTGGCGAAGCTAGCAGAATAGCCAGAAGCACCAGTTTCATAAAGTCTCTGGAGAGTAGAGTTACAATACTGGCTACCGAAGCCCCCAGCACCTTCCGAATACCGATCTCTTTGGTACGTTGCCCAACCGTGAAGGCTACCAGCCCATATAGGCCAAGTCCGCAAATGACCATCGCCATCAGCGCAAACGTATTGGCGAGTTTCGAAATCGTCGTTTCGGTCTCGTAGAATTTGTCTAGTTGGTCGGTTAGGAACTCATATTCAAACACATCGTTCGGGTACAGCCGTTGCCAAACCGTCCGAATGTGGGCCAGTGTTTGGGTCGATGATGCGCCTGAAATCCGAATGCCCGCCTGTTTGTACATAGTGGGGTATGTGGCAATAAAGCAGGGGGCAATCACCTCACGCAACGATTTCTGGTGAAAGTCCCTGACCACACCCACGATAGGCATTGGTACCGACGACAGGTAATATTGCATCCGTTTGCCGAGAATGGCCTGTGGATCGCGGAAGCCGAGTTTGTGGAGCAGCGTTTCGTTGATGACATACTCCCGGATCGAATCGCCTTCCGTAATGTTACGGCCTGCAACGATTTTTAAATTGTATGTTTTCAGGTAATCGGCATCGGCGAGCCGCTCCCGGACCGGGAAGTTGGTCCAGTCGTTTTTTGCCCCAAATTTGAATGAGCCGCCATTCATGACATTAGCCGAGGGTGGACGGTATTGAAGGGTTACCGATTTAATGCCGGGGTATTGGCGGAGTTCATTTTTGAAGGCTTCCCACGACTTCTTTTCGGAGAGAGGAAGGTTGACAGTTAGGATGTTATCTTGCCGATAACCCAGGTCGGTCTGCCGAATGAAGTTCATTTGTTTCATTACGACCAACGCCCCAATTAGCAGTGCCTGACAAACGACGAATTGCAGAATAACCAACCCTTTTCGCAGCGAGTAGCCCCCTACTATAGCGGCCGTGAGTTTCCCGCGCAGGCTAGCCCAGGGGCTGAACCCTGACAATACAAAAGCCGGATACCCGCCTGCCAGTAGACTTACAGTAAGTGTCAATAAGCTGATAAATAAGAGTATAGATGGGTCAGGCTTGAGCGAAAGCTGTATATGTACCCAGTTGTTGAATAAGGGTAGGCTCAGCAAGGCTACCCCCACTGCCAATGCGGTTGCCACAATAACAATTAACCCTGTTTCGAGCAGAAATTGCCAGGCCAGTTGAACGCGTGAACTGCCCAGTGTTTTGCGAACGCCCACTTCTTTGCTGCGCCGAAATGCCTGGGCTGTTGCCAGATTGACAAAATTGATGCAGGCAGTCAGTACCAGAAACAGGCCAATCAACTCCAGCGACCAAAGCAACGAAGGCCGGATAACTCCGCCTACGCGGTCAACGTCGAAATGCACATCGGCCAGCGGCTGGATATGAAATTGGAAAGCGTGAGCCACGTCGCCGAAATGTTTTTTCGATAAATCTGGAAACGTTGCTTCCACCCGCTTCGCTGTGGCTGGTGAATTATCGTTTAGGGTACAATAAAGACGATAATTACTATTCAACTGCCCCCATGCAGTTATGTTAAAATCGGGGTCGAGCTGCCGGAGGGTTGGCATCGAAATGAACAGGCCAATGTTTGTATCGGTCGGCTGAACAGGATCGGCGATGATACCCGTGACGGTTGCATTGATCGTGTGATTGAGTTCAATAGTACGACCTATTGGGTTACTCGTGCCGAAATACCGCCTGGCCCACGATTCGGTCATAACAACCGTATTGGGTTCGCGCAACGCCTTTTTCGGGTCACCGCTTAGCCATTGGTAATCAAAAATCTGAAACAGTTCGCCTTCGGTCAGTGCTGTACCATCATGCTCCAGAAACCGTTTGGGGGCCTGGCCCGGTTGAGGAATGCTGACCGTCAGCGACCGATTGGCCATCAAAAAAGCTGCCTGTTCGACCTGCGGATAGTCGGTTCGGAGTGCTTTGGCCATCGGTAATGGCGCTTCGGGGTAGTGCTCAACAGATCCGTCGTCGAGATGGAGGTCCAGAACGATGCGGTAGATACGGTCGAAGTTGGCATGGTGTCGGTCGGTGCTGAGGTGGTACCGGACAAACAGAAAAATGAGCAATCCGCCCGCCATACCGATGGTAAGTCCGACGACGTTCAGAAGTGTATACGTGCGTTGCGAGCGCAGGTTACGGAGGGCGATTTTGAGGTAATTGCGAACCATAAACGTTTTGTCTACTTTTGTTTACAAGTTTCTAAAAACTGGCTCTGGATCAATTGCTATCGATTTAGAGCCAGTCATTGGTTATGTACGAAGTCAAACACAGTCTGTCGATGGTGCATGAAGATGAAATGGGCCTCAATGCGCCTATGGATCATCAGCGTATTATCAGTAAATTGAATGTAGGTTTGGGTAAGCTTTATTATTATGACAAAGCTATCCCACTGGAACCGTTGCCCGAAACGATGCTCGACGAGGGCCGTACGAGTCCAACTCCCGACCTGATTCTGTACGATAAGGAGCGCGATCATATACCGATTATCGTCGAAGTGTGCCATACGCGCGGCTTAAAAGGTGATTTGCAAAAAGTGGTCAGCCTGATCGAAGATTTTCCATACGACATCGTCGAAGGGTTTGTCTATAATTACCGGACGGGTATTTGGTTTCGGTACCGAAAAGGTGACAATGGTATGGCTTCCGAATCTTCTTTCTCTGACATTCTCCAATTGGATCTGAATCAGTTTATCTAAACCGTATCGGCGACCCGGCAGACTTATTCGCTACGTAAACTTTTTATGGGGTTGGCCAGGGCTGCCCGGACAGCTTGTGCACTAACGACTAGGCTTGTTAATAAAGCCAGTATAGCAGCTACGAACACAAACGGTGCCCAGGATAAATCGATTCGGTAAGCGAAATGCGCGAGCCAGTCGTGTAAAAGATAATACGCCAACGGCCAGGCAATCAGGTTGGCAATGACCAGAATCAGGGCAAATTCCTTTATAAATAGATTGACGATGCCGATGGTGTTGGCGCCCAGTACTTTCCGAATCCCAATCTCTTTGGTTCGGCGGGTCACGTTCAGCGAAACCAGCCCCAGCACACCCAGCAATACGATAATTAGAGCTAAGGTCGTAGCTAACCGGGATGCTTTCTGCAATTGCATCTCTATCTGATAAAGCTTTTGGAGCGTATCGTCCATGAACGAATACTCAAACGGCGCATCCGGAAACAAGCGGGCCCATTCCTGCCCGATTGCGTCTACCGTTTGGGGTAACTGCCCCGGCTTGAGCCGGAACGAGAAATAGCGGTAAACCGGATTTGACCGAACGTTAATGAAGATAATTGGCTTTATGGCCTGGTGCAGCGAATTGAAATGAAAGTCTTTGAGGACCCCTCCGATCTTCAAGGGGTAGCCTCCTCCATAAAATCGTACCTGTTGACCAATTGCGTTGGCTGGATCCTTCCAACCCAGGGCTTTCACAGCTGATTCGTTTAAAACTACTTCTGTCGAATCATACCCTCCGCCGTTGGCATTGAAAAATTGTCCTGAATGGAGTCGAAGCCCATAGGTTTGGGCAAATCGTTCATCAGAGGTTAGTACCTCTATGGTAGCCGCTTTAGTACTGTCCTGACCATGCCGAAACACCTGGCCGCTTCCACTACTTCGTCCATCGGGAACGATAAACGAAAAGCTTACATCGCTTACACCTGGCACTCGCGCCAGTTGGTTGCGGATACCTTCCATACGCTGCACCCCTGCTGGCGACCAGTCGCGTGGCACTGAAGCTACCGTCAGGACCTGATCTTTAGTATAGCCCAGATCTTTGCTGAAAAAGTACGTTACCTGCCGACCGATGACCATAGCCCCGACAAACACGAAAATGGCCACTGTAAACTGAAACACGATTAAGGCCCGGCGTAAACCAATCCCTTTCTGGACCGACGCTGTCAGCTTCCCTTTCAGCGATTCGACCGAGGGCAGATTCGACAGGATAAAAGCCGGGTAACTACCCGCCAGTATGGCAATGAGCAGGACCAGCCCAATGAGCGCCACATATGCTAATGGCGACCAACTAATGAATGAGGGGATAGGTCGCTCCAGTATGTTGGCAAACATTGGTCGGAAAATTTCGTGGCATCCAAGAGCCAGCATGGTAGCGCCAGCGGTAAGCAAAAGGGATTCGGTCAAAAACTGGCCGATCAACTGGCTCTTGATGCCACCAAGTGCCTTCCGTACACCAATCTCCCGCAGCCGGGTTGCCGACATACCAATGGTGATGTTGATGAAATTGACTACAGCCATCAGCAAAATGAATACGCCGATCAGGCTCAAGGTCAGCACCATTTTCTCGACCAGCCCATTATTAGCCTTTAGGTAGAGGGTTGACAGCGGGCTCAGATAGGCATGCAAATTCTCTTTATAACCCGATGGCGCATAGGTGGTTAACGCATCCGTAAGCGGTTTGGTAAGTTGATCGGCCATAACACCCGGTTGCAATTCCAGATAGGTTGGTATGTATTGGTTTTGCCACGAATCGATCCCCACTTTGGGCGTGAAATAACCGACATCGCGCATCGGAATGAAAATCTGGTCGCGCTTGGGGAGCAAGTCTAGTACACTGTTGCGGGGTGGTTCCTGCAATATGCCGGTTACCGTAAATACCTGTTTGCCACCAAGCGGAGTCTGGACAGTAAGCGTTCGTCGGAGAACGTCGGTTCTGCCAAACAGTTTTTGCGCCATAGCTTCCGTAATCACGATAGAGTTGGGGGCCAGCATAGCCGTTTTTGGGTCACCATGCATCAGTGGAAACCCAAACATCGACAGCAGGGTGGAGTCGCCGACCTCGATACCTTCCCGGAAATGTTTATCGCCATTCGAAACAATGGCTGTGACCCCGTAAAAGCGGTAATAATTTGCTACCAGGGTAGGGTACTGTTGCTTAAGCGTTGGGCCGAGGAGCCCCAGACTTGTGATATCCATACCCATCGTTGGCTCCTTCCAGCGGCTTTGTATCAGATATTGTTGGTTTACGTTCCGCAACGTTTTGTTGACGGCTAGTTCACCCTGAATGTAGTTGCCAATTAGCAGCAGAAACGTAATGCCAACCGTAAGACCGAGAAGTGTAACCAGTGCGTAGAACCGGCGCTGGCGTAGATTGCGAAGGGCAATTTTAAGGTAATTCTGAAGCATGAGACAAACGATTTAGGCGACCTGCTAGTTGACGCCGTGAAGGTATCGACTATCGCGTTTCGTTTGTCTTTTAATCTGATTGACAGGGTGTTAAAAAATGTTAAGGGCAGAGTGCCGGGTATAAGGAGTAAGGAGAAGGGGAGGATATTAACAGGCTACTCTGTTTTATAGTGGCGGAAAAACCAGACCTTTAGCAGGTCGGCGGTGAGCACATAGCCTAAGATAATCAGCAGGATAGTTACGAGTTGGTGAACGGGTGGCGGGGTAAGGCCGAATGCAGCCGAAACTGGTGAATAGGGGAGGTACACTGTTAGTAGAATACATAGAATGCTTAACAGGGTAATCCACCGGGCGGGTCTGCTCCTGAAGAAATTCTTACGGGTACGGATGATGAAGAAAATAAGCAATTCGGTCAGGATCGACTCGATAAACCAGCCCGATTGAAAACCCGATTCTTTCAGGTGAAAGCCGAACAGAAGGGTACTGAACGTGAAGACGTCGAACAACGAACTATGAATCCCGAACACCAGCATGTAGCGCTTGATCAGTTGGATATTCCATTTGCCGGGTCTGGCAATCTGTTCCTGATCCACATTGTCGGAGGGGATACTCAGGAAGGGGAAGTCGGTCAGGAAGTTGGTGAGCAGAATCTGCTTGGGCAGCATCGGCATGAAGGGTAGAAAAAGCGAAGCCAGTGCCACACTGCACATATTGCCAAACGTGGAGCCCGTGCTGATGTAGATGTATTTCAGCGTATTCGCAAATGTTTTGCGCCCTTCGCTGATACCGTCGGCAATGACCGATAAGTCTTTTTCGAGCAGGATAAAATCGGCAGCATCGCGGGCCACATCGGTTGCATTATCGACGGTTATGCCCACATCGGCAGCATTGATGGCCGGTACGTCGTTGATACCATCGCCCATGTAGGCCACCGTGTACGAGTGCCGTAAGGCCTGAATAATGTGCTCTTTCTGCTGGGGCTCCACTTCCGAGAAAATATGCGCCGATTTTACTTTCTGGGCTAGTGTTGTCGCGTCGATTGTCAGTAGTTCTTGGCCCGTCATCACAACCGGATTTTCGATGCCGATCTGTCGACCAATGGCCTGAGCCACGATTCGGTTATCGCCCGAAATGATTTTAAAGTCGATGTTGAGTTGCTTTAAGGCACCAATAGCGTCCACAACCCCCGCTTTGATTGGGTCTTTCATCAGCACAAAACCGGCAAAGGTCATATCGGCTTCGTCGGCTTTGGAGAAAGTTTCATACTGACCATCTTTATAACAGACCACAAGGGCTCGCATACCGTTTTGTCCGAACTGTTCGAACTGCTGTTCAATAGCTGGCCGATAAGTAACGATTGGATTTATGGTTCCGTCGGGCATGCGTACAGCCGAACAAATGGACAGACATTCGGCAAAGGCACCTTTGCTGATGAGCCGTTTTTCGATGCCGGTATCGATGGCAATGCTTAGTCGTTTGCGGGTAAAATCGTAGGGGATTTCGCCCAGTTTGGTTGGTTTCGAGACGGGTGTATCGAAGGTAAGAGACCGTATGGCCTCGTCGATGGGGTTAGAATAGCCCGTTTCAAACAGCGCATTGTAATACACCATCATTTTGACAAAGTCGCTGGGTTGCCCCCACGCATCGACAAGCCCGTTGATCTGAATGGCCCCTTCGGTAATAGTGCCCGTTTTGTCGGTGCAGAGCAGGCTGATTTCACCGAGGTTCTGAATGGAATTTAGTTTCTTAACGATTACCTTCTTGTCCAGCAGTCGTTTGGCCCCCGCACTCATCGCAATGGTCGTAATGGCCGGTAACAATTCAGGGGCCATCCCAACGGCCAGCGCCAGTGCAAACAGGGCCGAATCGATCAGGCTTTTCTGATTGATGAGGTTAATAATCAGAATAAATCCACTCAATGCCAGCGTAATACGCATGAGCATAAACCCAAAGTCCTTCAAGCCTTTATCGAAAGATGTTTCGATAACTGAACCGGCACTTTGAACGACGTTACCAAACACCGTATGCTGCCCGGTATGGATAACCAGAGCTTTGCCACTACCACTAACAATGTTGCTGCCTTCCCACAGACAATTCGGACGTTGCGATAAGGCCGCACTCGCTTCCGAAATACAGGGTTCTTTCCGTACCGGAAACGATTCGCCCGTCAAACTGGCTTCGTTGACCTGTAGTTCATTGGCCTCAATAAGCAGGCAGTCGGCTGACACCACATCGCCCGCGTTGAACAGGAGTACATCACCAGGGACCAGTTGCGAAGCCGGAATCTCTTTTTCCTGGCCATCGCGAATGACGGAGCTTTTAATGGTAATCAGAGTTTGTAGTTTTTCTACGACTCGTCCGGCATTTCGCTCCTGAAAAAAGCTGATCAACCCCGTCGATAGCAGGATGAACAGGATAATCATGACATCGGAGGTGTCCCCTAAAAAAGCCGACAGGAGCACAGCACCGATGAGCAGGAGCATAAGCGGACTTTTGAACTGCGTAATAAACAGCCGGATGTCTTTTTGCAAAGCAGATTCGGAGTGGGGTCCTGTCGCTGTTTTTAATCGTTGCCGGGCGACCTGTTCGGTTAGTCCGTTCTCGGAACTACCGAGTTGTTGCGCCCAGTAAGGAGTCGTCTTTGTCCAGAAAGTATCTGTTTTGTTGGCGGTGTTCAAATCAGTGATAGTTAACTGCAGCCGTTATTGAATTTAACCGCAAAGGTGCAATAGGGGCAAGCTGTTATAAATCAGCTCATTAGCCCTTGCGTCTTTGCGCCCTTGCGGTTAAACAACGCTATGATGAAGCAATGATACACCTGATGAACCTCACGGGCCTATGATAAAAATCAGGCCAAAGACTCGTATTTATCGGTGACAGCGTTAGCATGATTCTAAATGATGAATCTGTTTAAAAGCGTTTAAACAGATTTTTTGTCTGGCGACGAAGGCGCAATCTTCATTGAAAGCGTTTTCTGCCTATTTCCGAAGATGGTTCCTTCGTGGCCATAACAGAAAAAAATACCGGCTATAGCTCAATTTTATGAAGTTTAAACAAGTTTATGGTTATAGGCCGAAAAGGGTTAGATTTATACAATGCTTTCTTTACGTAAGTAATGCTTCGGCTAGCTGGCAGACTCCCGCATTTTTCTGAGGGATCTAACCGTAGGTATTGCTCAATTATATGCCGTCAACTTGTTATTTATCCGCATGGAATCCTTGTTTACATCGACTAACCTGCTTCCTGATATTGACCTGAATGCGTCGGGTACCAGCATGGAACTGTATCGACCTATACGCGATTCCGATGGTCAGATTATTGACTTTCAGCTTCTGATGCTCAATGCTCCTGCTCTGGAGCTGTGGGGTCGCCCGCAAGGCGAACTCATTGGGCAACTGCTTCGTCAGTTGGTAGTTGAAGCCGATGCTTTCTATCTGGTCCGACAGTTTAGCCTTGTCGTCGATTATGGGCGGGCTGTGCGATTCGACATGGATAGCCCTCAGAAAGGATTGGCCTGTGAACTACAGGTGACGAAAGTGGATGATGGGGTCCTGGTGAGCTATCAGGATGTCGACAACCGGCGGCCGCACGCCCGACTGGAGGCAACGGTATTGGCGCAATCGGAGCGGAGTATATTACATCAGGATACCATTTATCAGCAGGTAGTTGATAATACGCAGGCGGGTCTGTTGCTGGCTCGACCCATTCGAAATGAGCAGGCCGAGATAATCGACTTTCAATACATTCTAACCAACGAATACAATGCCCGCACGACGGGTCGGTCGGTGGCGGAGATGACCGGGGCATTGGTCGGTGACTTATTTCCTGGCTGGCAGCATTCAGACTTGTTCCGGCATTATGTAGAAGCGGTTGAGACTCAGCAACCCAAACGAATTGTCTTTTTTTATGAGCAATACGGAATGAAGGGTTGGTTCGATGGCTCGTTCACCTGTGTGGATGGCTGCATACTATATACCTATACCGACGTAACAGCTTATAAAGAAGCAGAGTTGGAACAGCAACAGAACGTAGCCCTGCTCGAACAGGTGATGAATATGACCCCTGCGGCCATTGTCCTGAACCAGAGTATCCGGGATGAATCGGGCGAGATCATTGACTTACGCATGATGAAGCTCAACCAGATGGCTGCCGACATCCTGCAAAACCCAATCGAAAAGATTCAGTTTCGTCGCGTGTCCCGCTACATTGCCGGTTCTATAGAAACCCCTTTGTTTGAGCAATGCAGGCAGGTGATCAAAACAGGTGTGCCCATTCGGATGGAAGTGCCCTGGGCTGGCCGATGGTATGATTTTTCGGTAGTTCGGTTTGGAGATGGGGTGGTGCTGGCAGCGCAGGATATTACGCCTACCCACCAGTACCGGGAGGAACTTGAACTGACTAATATCGAACTAAAGCGGTCGAACGAGAATCTGCAGTCGTTCGCCTTTGTGGCTTCGCACGATTTGCAGGAACCACTGCGTAAGATAATATCGTTCTCCGACATGCTGGCCACGCAATACGCCGACCAGTTCAATGCTGAGCCAACCGATATTGTCCGACGGATCAATACATCGGCTATCCGCATGCGTTTGCTGATTCATGACCTGTTGGCGTATTCGCAGGTACAGACGCGGCAGGATTCGTTTAAATCTGTAAACATCG
This window of the Spirosoma aerolatum genome carries:
- a CDS encoding family 20 glycosylhydrolase; the protein is MSRLSFLCLALLFTIHLQAQDFTRRYPLIPYPTSLTPASGQFTITTQTALVVEDSRFTAEAGQLQELMQQGLGKRLPGKGKGPKIVLQYDPTSSASEGYTLQINPQQITLKARQPVGMFRAIQTIRQLLPVAIEGRPSTSMSLPLPAVQIQDQPAYAWRGMHLDVSRHFFSMAYLQKFIDRLALYKFNTFHLHLTDDQGWRLEIKAYPKLTSEGAWRTFNNQDSVVLKRAISDSDFDLPEQFIRQQNGQTQYGGFYTQAQMRDLIAYAAARHITIIPEIDMPGHLTAAIKAYPFLSCTGQVGWGKTFSVPICPCNEPTYTFMETVLSEVMALFPSEYIHIGADEVEKSTWTQSQACQELMKRESIQNVEELQSYFVHRIEQFVQSKGKKLMVWDDALEGGLKPSTAVMYWRSWVKDAAQKAARNGNDVVMTPVSTLYFDSPPGIRSVENVYNLAVVPPGVTTEQTKQFLGAQANIWTEYISTENRVDYMSMPRMTALSEVIWTGKNDFSSFQKRLLPHYLRMEKMGIHYRLPDLTGFAEENVFVDQATLRIKKPLDSYTLRYTTDGSQPQPGSPELPMGLLITKPQTVKVAAFTPSGVRGDVYSLRYQQQAYATPVSVVHQQAGLQGSYFKKYFKETKLMKQQRADSTYTISNLVVPKSVNAPRFGIQFRGYLTVPETGVYSFFYTCDDGGILRIADRMVVDNDGNHFPIEKSGQVALQKGAHPFEADFIEGGGGFTLKLKYSLNGSEPMDIPDSWFTHYLD
- a CDS encoding ABC transporter permease, whose product is MVRNYLKIALRNLRSQRTYTLLNVVGLTIGMAGGLLIFLFVRYHLSTDRHHANFDRIYRIVLDLHLDDGSVEHYPEAPLPMAKALRTDYPQVEQAAFLMANRSLTVSIPQPGQAPKRFLEHDGTALTEGELFQIFDYQWLSGDPKKALREPNTVVMTESWARRYFGTSNPIGRTIELNHTINATVTGIIADPVQPTDTNIGLFISMPTLRQLDPDFNITAWGQLNSNYRLYCTLNDNSPATAKRVEATFPDLSKKHFGDVAHAFQFHIQPLADVHFDVDRVGGVIRPSLLWSLELIGLFLVLTACINFVNLATAQAFRRSKEVGVRKTLGSSRVQLAWQFLLETGLIVIVATALAVGVALLSLPLFNNWVHIQLSLKPDPSILLFISLLTLTVSLLAGGYPAFVLSGFSPWASLRGKLTAAIVGGYSLRKGLVILQFVVCQALLIGALVVMKQMNFIRQTDLGYRQDNILTVNLPLSEKKSWEAFKNELRQYPGIKSVTLQYRPPSANVMNGGSFKFGAKNDWTNFPVRERLADADYLKTYNLKIVAGRNITEGDSIREYVINETLLHKLGFRDPQAILGKRMQYYLSSVPMPIVGVVRDFHQKSLREVIAPCFIATYPTMYKQAGIRISGASSTQTLAHIRTVWQRLYPNDVFEYEFLTDQLDKFYETETTISKLANTFALMAMVICGLGLYGLVAFTVGQRTKEIGIRKVLGASVASIVTLLSRDFMKLVLLAILLASPLAWYTMNEWLAGFAYKINIAWWVFALAGMFAIGLALLTISYQSIKAALMNPVKSLRSD
- a CDS encoding ABC transporter permease, which encodes MLQNYLKIALRNLRQRRFYALVTLLGLTVGITFLLLIGNYIQGELAVNKTLRNVNQQYLIQSRWKEPTMGMDITSLGLLGPTLKQQYPTLVANYYRFYGVTAIVSNGDKHFREGIEVGDSTLLSMFGFPLMHGDPKTAMLAPNSIVITEAMAQKLFGRTDVLRRTLTVQTPLGGKQVFTVTGILQEPPRNSVLDLLPKRDQIFIPMRDVGYFTPKVGIDSWQNQYIPTYLELQPGVMADQLTKPLTDALTTYAPSGYKENLHAYLSPLSTLYLKANNGLVEKMVLTLSLIGVFILLMAVVNFINITIGMSATRLREIGVRKALGGIKSQLIGQFLTESLLLTAGATMLALGCHEIFRPMFANILERPIPSFISWSPLAYVALIGLVLLIAILAGSYPAFILSNLPSVESLKGKLTASVQKGIGLRRALIVFQFTVAIFVFVGAMVIGRQVTYFFSKDLGYTKDQVLTVASVPRDWSPAGVQRMEGIRNQLARVPGVSDVSFSFIVPDGRSSGSGQVFRHGQDSTKAATIEVLTSDERFAQTYGLRLHSGQFFNANGGGYDSTEVVLNESAVKALGWKDPANAIGQQVRFYGGGYPLKIGGVLKDFHFNSLHQAIKPIIFINVRSNPVYRYFSFRLKPGQLPQTVDAIGQEWARLFPDAPFEYSFMDDTLQKLYQIEMQLQKASRLATTLALIIVLLGVLGLVSLNVTRRTKEIGIRKVLGANTIGIVNLFIKEFALILVIANLIAWPLAYYLLHDWLAHFAYRIDLSWAPFVFVAAILALLTSLVVSAQAVRAALANPIKSLRSE
- the mgtA gene encoding magnesium-translocating P-type ATPase, which encodes MNTANKTDTFWTKTTPYWAQQLGSSENGLTEQVARQRLKTATGPHSESALQKDIRLFITQFKSPLMLLLIGAVLLSAFLGDTSDVMIILFILLSTGLISFFQERNAGRVVEKLQTLITIKSSVIRDGQEKEIPASQLVPGDVLLFNAGDVVSADCLLIEANELQVNEASLTGESFPVRKEPCISEASAALSQRPNCLWEGSNIVSGSGKALVIHTGQHTVFGNVVQSAGSVIETSFDKGLKDFGFMLMRITLALSGFILIINLINQKSLIDSALFALALAVGMAPELLPAITTIAMSAGAKRLLDKKVIVKKLNSIQNLGEISLLCTDKTGTITEGAIQINGLVDAWGQPSDFVKMMVYYNALFETGYSNPIDEAIRSLTFDTPVSKPTKLGEIPYDFTRKRLSIAIDTGIEKRLISKGAFAECLSICSAVRMPDGTINPIVTYRPAIEQQFEQFGQNGMRALVVCYKDGQYETFSKADEADMTFAGFVLMKDPIKAGVVDAIGALKQLNIDFKIISGDNRIVAQAIGRQIGIENPVVMTGQELLTIDATTLAQKVKSAHIFSEVEPQQKEHIIQALRHSYTVAYMGDGINDVPAINAADVGITVDNATDVARDAADFILLEKDLSVIADGISEGRKTFANTLKYIYISTGSTFGNMCSVALASLFLPFMPMLPKQILLTNFLTDFPFLSIPSDNVDQEQIARPGKWNIQLIKRYMLVFGIHSSLFDVFTFSTLLFGFHLKESGFQSGWFIESILTELLIFFIIRTRKNFFRSRPARWITLLSILCILLTVYLPYSPVSAAFGLTPPPVHQLVTILLIILGYVLTADLLKVWFFRHYKTE
- a CDS encoding sensor histidine kinase; the encoded protein is MESLFTSTNLLPDIDLNASGTSMELYRPIRDSDGQIIDFQLLMLNAPALELWGRPQGELIGQLLRQLVVEADAFYLVRQFSLVVDYGRAVRFDMDSPQKGLACELQVTKVDDGVLVSYQDVDNRRPHARLEATVLAQSERSILHQDTIYQQVVDNTQAGLLLARPIRNEQAEIIDFQYILTNEYNARTTGRSVAEMTGALVGDLFPGWQHSDLFRHYVEAVETQQPKRIVFFYEQYGMKGWFDGSFTCVDGCILYTYTDVTAYKEAELEQQQNVALLEQVMNMTPAAIVLNQSIRDESGEIIDLRMMKLNQMAADILQNPIEKIQFRRVSRYIAGSIETPLFEQCRQVIKTGVPIRMEVPWAGRWYDFSVVRFGDGVVLAAQDITPTHQYREELELTNIELKRSNENLQSFAFVASHDLQEPLRKIISFSDMLATQYADQFNAEPTDIVRRINTSAIRMRLLIHDLLAYSQVQTRQDSFKSVNIASLIQELQEHELWETIYQRKAEIHVGELPLVMADQSQMRQLFQNLLSNAIKFCAGDIIPVVSISSRLVDRADIPLGLMASATSVKTKSSTTRFAEISIADNGIGFDMKYLDRIFQVFQRLHGRSEFTGSGIGLAICHKIVERHGGTITASSQPGKGSTFRVYLPLGRS